The DNA region TCAAAtaatctttttcaaattacctaaattatattttgttatttggttttattaataaaatcgATGACCGTATGAGAAAGGTGATATTCTGAATCATCCCTAACTTTAAAATAAACACttgttttttctaaaaaaaattctctcgcaCAAACACGTTTATTTTGCACATCAATAGCTGGAAAGAGTAATTCCGCCATAAGACTCTGCATTAAAAATCTGATCtggcatatttattttttatcctatCAGGTCGATGACAttgtctaaaatttttcatacgagAAAATACACTTTCAACTTGACAAGAAACTTGGGATCATTTAGATGCATCCGAGAGCCTGTGAAAAAGtgtaagatttaatttttggcTGTTCTTTATTTATTCGGATACTTTTCACAGATGGTGATGTCTGTAACGACAACTGAAATGCGAATGAGCTACTTTTTACCACCGTACTATGCCATTTTTCCCGGGAGTTTGTGCTgcaattttcttgtaattcgTAATCCGGGCGATTGTATCGCTCACCAACGATCTCGTGACGGATCGTGCGGTATAAGGCACGATTTAATTTCCTGGCGGCTCTAACAATGCTAGCCTGCTTTTAGAATAACTCAATTTTGCAACGAATTTTTGCTGTAGCAGCACAACATTCGACCGTATGACAAGCCGTCTAAACAAGAGACAGAACCAATCCGCAAATTGAAAAACCGCGGAATTATTGTAATTGACATCGTCGAATATTTCGATTTCGACCCAGAAGATCAGCTGTTTGTTTGCCGCCATATTGTCCAGCCATGTCAGATGACATTATCGAACGGTGTGGAAAGAAGTCGAGTTTTAGGCAAAAGAATGACTCTTTAGTTTGAATTTTGGTGGCATATCGTGTAACTGTAGACTACTATAACTATAGAgataatataattgaattgTGTTTCAAATTGCATATTGTTGTTATAAATTAATGACCACATGTCAAACAGATTCAAGGAAGACGAGAGTGGGTATAAACAATATCTGACACCCCGTACAGCCGCATCGATGCCGGTGGAAAATGTGAATGCTAACCAGATGCGCAAACCGCAAGGCGCAGCGAATGGCGGAGCAGCACGGCAATCTGCAGCTGAGTACCGAATGCAAAAATCATCTCTCTACGATCCGGTAAGAGCTGCAGCCTCGGGAAGGTAGACGCGGTTATTCAGCGGAAAGGTCTTCTGCCTTCGCAGGTtgagaaattgagaaattcagGCTCATGGCATACCTAGTGCAAATTGCACTTTCGCGGTAAACTCTCAAGCGCATTGCGAAGTCCTTTGGCACCCAGCATCAGCAGAAATGCAATTTACCTAGGACAACGTTAATTTGGAAACTCATATACAGTAATTAACCGAGTTTAACCGCTTACGCAGAGAAGTTTTGAGTTTTGTAATGCTCGTTGTTGAATTCAATAAACTTTTAATGAACGACAGGATCTCGTTTACTGACAAAGAAACCAACTTGAAAAGGGATTGCCGAATTGTTAtagttattttataattttatccaTCAAttgtatttcaataaaaattaaataaataaacaaatgaacttCCTTCAATTGCAAAGTGTCTGAGGGATTGATCTGCGGCAAAAAAACCTCGTGGAATGCGTATATTATAAGTGTACCTTAAATTTTGTACAGCCCATGGGATTGAAACGTGATAGGAAATAGGAGAAATCTAATCATAACGGAGCTTGAGATATTTCGTCGGAGTGTGCTttaaaatattccaaaataCTGACGTCTTTACACTTGTGcagagaggaagaagaagacgtaAATATCTCACTGTTAGTTATACCAATTGATGAGAGACATTCGTGCATTCGAATTTTGACTGGtttaaaaaatagatttaGTTTTATCACATGGAAATACAAGTTtaaccaaaaatttctaaaaagtacatttttcaaatctatgATCGAGAATACGTAAAACACACACGTGAGTTATGGTTATAATTTTACGGAGTCAATTTCACAACCAGTTTCGCAACAGTGGAAGCTAGCGAGTGATATAAATACCAAAACTGATTATGACACGATTTCACAGATTGGTGCAGTAATCTCACCTCTCAACGTCAGGTGACATATTACGCAAGTTAATTCGCACATTCCGGAAACGCGATGgcaattattgaataaatagaTGAACCGCCTTTTGTCACACGATTCATCAACCATGCGTTCCAAATCCAATCAATCATTCTCAAACGGATCATAATCAGTTCTGGTGCTGTATTAATTAGAGAGCTGTTAACGGAATTCTTCgaggatataaaataaaattaaaacgtGCACGAAAAGAGCGACTAACAATAACGTGTTACATTTTTATAGTGGTATTAAACGGATATTCAAAATAGTGGGATTTCTGTATCATTGAGcagtgaaaaatatatctaatTGACACCTTAACCTATtttgaagaagaatttttttcagttttttaatcTATTTCAATACTATGTGACCCATTCAAATAATAAcataaatttcgaactttttaTTAGAAATCAACGTTCCATCATATACGAAGGTGACGATCAAAAATTAACatccaaaaataataaaccagTTTCGTATTTATTCTTTTACAGGAAGTGATTATAGTTTaccgaaatttaaaaactgctgtaataaatttatgtatacacaaaaaaaaaaaaaaaaaagaaaaaaatcaagtttcgtAGGTCATTATCCATAAATCGAAGATGCAGAATATCGCTGCTGCTTGTAAAGAAGATAATATATGTTGCCTATAAGGGCCAAGCGTGAATAAATTATCCTGAACAAACTGTCGAAAAAATCTGTCTACAGTTCCGATGCCCAGTTCTGGAAAATTGTTGAccaatcaaattttaaaatgcTCGTGTGGCCGTTTTTCCATGTCTGATTCGATCGCCGGATTTTTATTCGTCAGCCGATTAATGGCTGACAATAAAATTGAGATGAAATCctttcgacaattttattatatttaaaaagctTGCTCGGAAGGTTCGCGAATAAGCTCCGCAGGATTACGAGATATCTATCAATACATTGGCTGGATTCTACAACCAATGAAAGCCCCAGTTTGTACCAGCCTTTTTATTATTGGCTGAAACGAAGCAGCAGATGATCGATACTCCATCGTCAAGTATTAAAATTCATCGATCGTAGAATGTGGAATGAGAATGTATTTGTTAATGCGTATCAAATGATGAGTGATGAGACACAAAGTCAACACAACGCTTAATCACAACTAAATCCTAATTATAAACATAAATGCAGATTATATTGCctctaaaaatcaatttggatgatattttaattattttcaaagatcTATTAAAGTTGCTGTTATATTATTTACTACAAATGCCAAAAAATTATCTCGAGAATCATTTAATATGATTCGCAATAAAAATGCTGATGGATTGCGTCACGTTAAAGTGTaatagatcattcaatttattcacttttttgtcCGTATGGTTCCAAGGACGACATCGCATATGGAATAAAGATAACTTGCTAGATTTGCAGCCTACGTCCAAGATTCGCGAATTTCTAATAGTAGCTAATCACAGAATGTATTGCGGATCTGATAATTTTGtgcttttaattattattagcacCGTTTTTAGTGACGTGAGTATCACTGCGTTAACTGCACGTCGTGTGACTGATCCCGATGTATTTTAACTTCGAATGTGCACGCGATATCGTGTTTCTTGTAATACTCAAAATCCCGTACCGGGTACGGGATTCTAATCCTTTTTAATCTTTTGACCatcgattttcatttaaaaaattcagtatcagcgtactattttttttcgtataattcTAAGGAAATTCGATCGAAAATTTACTTCGAATCAACTTATTTCTTTACATGTCTTACTCGAATATGTacttataatttaaaaaacgaaTGTATCTGAATGTATCTCCATCATTTTGTGCTGAGTAATTCGATTACCTCCGAGAATTCTCCTTGGCATTAGATTCCGTTTCGTTCCACAGTTTGATACTTTAACAGTTACATGCTTACTTTTATACTGAAAATCGGGTAAAATAGTTTCTCCAGGATGACGAAATCTTGATCAAAGTTATAATGCTTCCTGTAATTAAAACGGATTCCTCAATTGCATCTCTATAAAAGATTTTGGATTAAAATTAATAGAGTAAAATTGAAGCAAATCGACTTTGCTTCAAGTGAAAAAAGTGTCAGATCGCTACAGTTTTTTCGGGGTTAATACTATGAGTGaatagagaatgaaaaaatattcaagtgaTTAGCGCGACGTgataaaaacatttatttaaaGATAAATTTGCAAATGCGCAATACAACCtcggtgaatattttttataactgtGCGCTCAGAGTTTTAAGACAACaagtatgtattatatgtatacataaatagaAACACCGAAGTGTAAGCGAACCATTATAATGATTCGGTCATAGCCCTGACATTTTGCGAGTTCCGCGAGGCCGTTTACATTTAAACGTTTCAGGCTCTGTAACACCTCAGCAATCCTCTGATGATTCCTGATTCCACATTCCCGTGCGCACTTTCTCTATTGAACGTCGAAAAAATCCAGTCATGCATTATATCTTCGGTTACAACAAACCGCGATCGATTAACAACCGCAAGGAATTTCTCATGACGGAATGTATCCATTCGTCGAACCCTAAATTTCGGTATTTGTTCCGACCCTGGAGTGAAACACAATAAGTGAATCATCGATTAGAATCACTTAGTATTCCgaacgaaaattgaatttttagtaatttaaCGGCTcatggagaagaaaaattatcaacatacatacatagtgtGGTTTTTTGTTAACGAGCAACATTCTTTTCGTTTCACGCTGAAAAACTTGATgtacattttgaatttcgacccTCCCACCTCCCAAGTCAGttccaaataattttaaaaaaatttcctgattttttcagatttttatctcaactatAATCCGTGCCCCAAGAGGGTGGATTTCCGCATTCAACCCTTTCAGGGCTACATAAAATCTACGCAACGGTTTtagatgaaatttgatatcaGGAGGTTTCTTGTGTCGCTAATTACGAATTTaaactcaaaattcgaaattgttgATCCAATATGATGCACGGAAATCCAAAAAGTCATTTTATTTCGATCAAAATCGGTACCCTAGGGTTTTCGATGTCACTgatgattacgaatctgaactcgaaatcacaaaattcaaaatggtagcccatttttttttttttttttgttttgtgattcacatttcgaattttgagttcagattcgtaattagcGACCCAAGACGCCCCCCTGcatcaaatttcatcgaaatccgTTCCGTAGATCGATCCACCCCTGAAAGGGTTGAATGAGAAAATCAACCTTCCTTGGAGTACGGactagagttgagataaaaatctgaaaaaatcaccgaattatttttgaattatttgttgAGTATCTGGCGCATGGGCCggacgaaattcgaaaattattctttgaaGTACCACActaaattatatatgtatgtacctcaTCTTCGAAGGACATCtcttaaatcaaattttaaaatatctgTCTTGGAATTCGAATTTGTCCAATCCAATTAGCATGGACAAAATGTTTTTCTGTGGAATTACTTATAACACTCAGCCACAATTAATGATACAACCATGATTATGGAaacatgtaataataaaaataaatctcttACAAATTTGTCATTGAATTCTTCTATACGTTAAAAttgcttttgaaaatataacttgcgaaaaaaacaatatcttccccatgttatttaaattggaaaatgttgaaattcaaaagcgaTACTTTAAAATTGGATGttagatatatttttctgaaagGTTTTTTCTCATTGCTATGTACGAATTTTCCAGATAGGAGCGAAAAAAGATGTAGCTTCtaaatgaaatattctaaTACAGTGTATAAGCTATAATAAACCAGAAATAACAGCATTActgttaaaaatatcaaaccaCATACTAGACCTACAAAAAAACTATCTCCAAATAAGTTTTTAGTTTCGTTCCGTGTGCACCGATTACGATTCCCGCAGTTTTCAACAACTAAAAAGATTATTAAACCAGAGAACTTGTATCAAAATCAATTCGTTTAAACATGGGCAATCAAACGTGTTATTTTATCGGAATCTTGACGTTATTGATGCGATCGTCGATAAAAGAAACATGTCAACACAAACGTTCTTACCGGCGGATGGTAAGAGTGAGAACCACGTAGCGTCGATCTACGAGTAATCGACAAAGGTTTGATTGCAACTAACTTCACCGAAGAACGCGAGCTGCAATGCCATGAAACAACGACATCTACGGTCGAATTCTGTAAGCTGAATAGCCGACCAATCGCAGTGAATCCAGAGCtccaaaacaaatttcaaatccaaAACGAACAGAGCTGAAGTTGAGTGGCTGGTCGAGTGACCGTTACAAGGGTTCTAGGGACGCTTCCTGAATATATCATCTGTAACCGAGAGTGACGAGATGGTATTTACGGATATTAATTAACCGTCGTCCTCCGGAACGTGGCGACAAAATTCGTCCAGACGGACGCCGATGCCAAAATACGAGACACGCGTTTCGTCTGTCTCTGACATGGTTGTGACTAACCCAAGCGTGGAAGGCATTCCGACTTGAAGCGGCGTCGCTTTTTCTGCCCTTTCATTAACGCGGGGTGAGAAAAAAGGAGCCGCGGCCGCAGGCCAAGAATATTATCTACGGATAACTTGACTCGAGATACAAACACTCATCAACATGGAAGGATCCACGGAACCGATCGCCGTGCGTATTGCACGCATGAACAACATGATTCTGGGGAAAATGCCCAGTCAACAGACTCTTTCATCTAATACCGGGAAATTGTTGGTCAGAGAAGGACTTTTGGACGCTTTTACCGTTCTCTACGATGAATGTAACAACGAAACCATGCGAAGggataaaaatattgcaaaatttctaGACAAATGTAAGTATTGTTACATTTGTTACTTTACCAAAAATCTCATGTTATGTACGATGATATTTATGTTTCTCTAGCTAAACTTTCTCTAACGATATCAAATTACTTAATTTAatcttttcttgaaaatacaTTATCACGTTAAAGATTTCTACTACTGTGATAATGAAATATAGCAAACTGTAACTTTCAAGCAATCATTTTTAATGCAAAGTTGAACCAGACTTTTTCCTTCCTCGTTCGATTATCCGGCGACAGcatttgttgtttctttttttagccAGAAAGCAAAGTAagtttttttactaaattattACTTCAGTAAGTCGTAGCTTTAGTACGATCATTTTGACTTCTCATTCGGATATCTAGTAGCGGTATTTCTTCTTTGTTCAGCCTAAGCAAGttcttgtaaaaaatttcaacaaattctcCCCCCTTGATGAAACTTTTCTTTTGTGCAATCATTGAACAGTGATATGTAATTAAAACTACAGCTTACTGAACTACtattttaacaaaataacGAACTTTGCTTTtgtctaagaaaaaaaattaaaagtactGGCTGCAGGTTAtcaaacaagaaagaaaaacgtcaAGTACAACTTTGTTCTTAGAATGCTTGGTCTACAGCTATGTTATGATACCAAAAACCAAAGAACAGTTGATTTGATTTAATGCAATCACTCAATCATCTCGCAAGTTTGCATATAAAGTGTCGGTCATATTAGATTATTAACAGAAAATACTTCTAGCTACTGTTACAAATCTCTTTTAATACTTGTGAATAATTTCAGAccagtaaataataataatttgtaagCACTGGtccgaaaaatattattataacaactGCTATAGTAACCTAAACtggtattatttatataataactttattgttattcaacaGATCGAGATGTGATGGCTGATGCGCGAAAACTTAGAGTAAGCCTGGCAGACTTTGAGGTAAAAAAGCTGATCGGTCGCGGACATTTCGGAGAGGTACAATTAGTAAGAGAACGGCAGACAGGCGACGTTTATGCGATGAAAACTCTCAAGAAGTGTGAAACATTGAAACAAGAAGCGGTAGTACTGTacgaggaagagagagacaTAATGGCAGAGGCAACTTCGCCGTGGCTAACTAAACTCCAATACGCATTTCAAGACAACACAACATTATACCTTGTTATGGAGTTTCATCCAGGCGGAGATTTGGCTGCCTTGCTGGATCGTCACGACGGTTTCCTCGGTGAGGATCTGGCGAGGTTTTATCTAGCCGAATTGACCCTGGCGATACACGCTTTGCACTCGATGAACTACGCTCACAGAGACATTAAGCCAGACAATGTGCTGCTGGACAGACTGGGCCATGTGAAGTTGGCAGACTTTGGCTCTGCTGCAAAACTTGGCCCCCAAGGCCTGATAACCAGCCACATGCCAGTCGGCACACCTGAGTACATTGCGCCGGAAGTTTTGCGCTCCATGGAGGGGACATCAAAGAATAAGCGGCCTTCTACTTACAGCAAGGAGTGCGATTACTGGTCTCTGGGCATTGTCGCGTACGAAATGGTTTATGGCAAGACCCCGTTCGCAGGGGATCAGCTGTTGGTGACTTATTGCAACATAATGAATCACAagaagaatttaaatttcccTGAACGGAGTTCGACAACATTTCGCAATTGCATTCGAGGCTTGTTAGAAGATGCAAATGCGCGTATGTCGCATGAGCAAATTATGCAGCATCCGTTTTTTTCGAGCATTGACTGGAGCAACTTGAGAGTTAAAGTTCCGCCGATAGTTCCTCTTGTAAACGGTATCGATGACACATCGAATTTCATTGCTGTTGATTCTGAAGCTGCCCAGAGTTCAAATTCTGATTTTTGCCCCACGATTAAAGGATTtacaggaaaaaatttaccctTTGTCGGTTTTACTTACACCAAGCAATGTTCAAGTCAGACGAAACGTTCGTCGAAAGAGAAGTTAGAACTGGAAACTCAGTTGGATCACAAAAAGAAAGAGTTACACGATTATCAAAAGAAGTTGCTCACAGTTGAAGACAAGGCTAGCGCCAATTCAAAACTTTGTTCTAGTTTAGAGTTTCAGCTTGATGAAAAATCCCGCCGGCTAGAGGCTTCCAACAAAGAAAGAGACAAACTGGAACGCGAACTGTCTAAAGCACGGTCGGATATGGCTGGAATGAAGAGAACTTTGGGTAATACATAATGAAATACTAAATGAAGCTTTTTGTCATATCGAAAGTTCTGATTTTCAATCCTTGCAATCTTTCTCTAATTAATGTAATTCATGTCATATTTTTGCAATACCTATATAATCCTCGTAATCGATTATTAATCCTTTCACTATAATTATAATCTATTTAATATCATTACTATTATGACGTTGGAATGTATAAGAAATTTAGTAACTAGATATTACTTCATTACTTTGAAAACGATTTAGATTTAGAGCGCCAAGAAAGGcgtgatttagagacaagagcACTGGATTTGATAAAAGGCGCAAAACGGAAGTGGGAAGCTGCCGAAAAAGACAAAGTGGAGCAACTGAATAAACATATAGAAACACAGACATTGAGAATCACCGAATTGTGCACATGTAACAACGAGTTGACTTCGCGACTGCAAAGAGCAGAGTGCGAATTAGACACTGCTAATGCTGAGCTGGAAAAATTGCGAGCGTTTCAGGTAAATCATTTTGCTTTCTTGTAGTGAATTACATTACTGAGCATATTGCGTCACTAATATTTAACATCAAATAGGTGCAGTACAAAGAATCTTTGGCAAAAACGAGGGAGCTGAGTCGTCAAAGCGTGGCAGGGGTTGAAACTAAACTAGAAGAAATGGCGTCTCGTGCTCACAACCAATTGGCTGACATAAGAGCAAAACTGGAACTGGAAACTGCTAAAAATGCTGAGTTAGAAAACCAGCTGAGACATGAACAAGATTCGAACCATTGTCGCCAGTCAAGGCTTAACGTTGCTTTAGAATTATGCCAGAGTGAACTGAAAGATTGTCAAGAGCAACTGCGAAGTGTTCAAGCTAGTATACCGGCAAGAGACGCAGAAATTGAAGCTCTGAGAAACCAGCTTAAAGAAAGAACCAAACAACTGGATGGCGTCGCTGCCAACGATCAGAGAGCTGCAACTTTGCAAGAGCAGCTTGATCGGTTGAAATTGGATAACGAACAATTGAAGCAACAACTTGAGGTGAGTGGAAATGATTGTATTGTTGGATTATTTGTATGCAATACTGGttatttgtcttttttcaGATTGCAAAATCGGATTTAAGCGATACTGTGGTGAATTTGGAACAGAGCGAATCACTGGCAATGGATTTGGAACGTGTTTCACAAGACAAGGCTGCGTTGCAGCGAAGACTTCAAGACACTCTTGAGAAAGAAGGTAACTGAGTTTCAGCAATTTACAAAACTATATATAATCTGATCGGTTTTGTCTACTTTTTCCACAGAGGAATACCTGCGAAAAGTAGGGAATCTCGAAGAGATTTTGCGCCGTTTTGAGCACAGCGTGACAAAGCTAGAAGCTGAGAATGTCAGTCTCAGGCAATCCGACTACCAGAAATCGGGAACGAGTGGAATTTCGGTCAAAGAAGCgatgcaaaaaatttcctttttggAACAGCAGCTGCAACGGGTTGAACAGCAATTACAAACGGCAAGAGAAAACGCAGCTGCTGAACGCCAAGCGGCGAAACAAGCTCAATCAAATCTCtggaaaaaggagaaagaattATCCGATGCAAACTTGGACAAACGAATCGCCTCTCGAGAAGCGAAAACGGCAGAAGAAAAAGTCAAAGTCTTGACTGACGAGAAGCAAAAGATTGCTAACAAATTGAATTCTAGAATCGCGGATGAGGAAGCGAGATGCAAAAAGCTTTTGAAAGAGCTTGAAAGCGCCAAACAGTCACTCGAAGAAGCCACCAAAGAATCTTCCAGAAATAAACTACAAGCAGACTCAGCACAGCGGGTCAGATtcctatatttttctttttctcaacacTTTAACTGTCAGTGACACATATATGGGCTCAAAAAAGTCATGCTACTTTTGCTTTATGACACAGTGTATGTGGGTATCTTGAGACAAACATGTTTATCAAACTGTTTCAAATTAGGGTTATTTGTTTCTGCTGGAACAAGGTCTGAATACTAGTTTTTGCTATACAAAAAATGCTTTTGAGATACAGTCTTTTCAGCTTAAGTCCAAGAGATGCCTCACACCATGTGGCTGTTTTCCATTTCAgtaacatgtaaaaaaaaaaggtacttattcaaattttttcgcaaaagtTTCCAAAGTAACCGCAAAGTCTGGTTTTTAAAGGATATAATCCATATTCAGATTTAGCATGATTTAAACATGAACTCTTTTTCCTACACAAATGggcagcagagaaattttatttttgccagACTGTCAAAGCatcgatttttatactttaatgATTTAATTTAAAGTAACGTGGAACTTGgatacatttttaatttttttataggcCTTGACGCAAGCTAACAAGCAAATAGAAGAGCTGCAAAATTCGAGCTCATCGCTGCGCCGAGAGCTTGACGCGACGCGTAAGCAAATGAGAGGAAATCAAGATCGTGTGGACACTCTGAACAGCGAAAATAAGCGGCTCACACTCAGCTTGACAAAACTTAACGAAGAGAAAGCGCAGCTGGAGTCCGAATTAGAAAAACTGGAGCACGAGGCGAACAGCTATCAAGTGAACATAGATCTTCTGAAGGAAACATGTACAGTGCTGGAGGAACAGTTGACAGATTACGAAAGGTTAACCAGCGACCATGAGACACGCGAGAACATATTGATACAGGATAAAATGAAGCTACAGAAGGATCTGGAAAGCGCCGAATTGAAGGTGCGCGAAGCCCACGCGGCGCAAGACAGGGAAAAGACGCTCAGAGTTGTCGCGGAGCGCGCGGTCGAGAGATTGGAGTCCGAAACGAGTGACATCGAGGACGAGAGAAACGGATTGGCCGCGCAGCGGGATCAGTACAAAAAGCTCGCGCAGGACCTGAGTAACCAGGTCGCGGACTTGGTGAGCAAATGCGGAGAGCTGGAATGCGAGCTGTCCAAAACAAAACGGGCGCTTGAACTGAGCAAGGGAGAGGCGATGAAGGTCAAGGAAGAGAGCACGGAG from Diprion similis isolate iyDipSimi1 chromosome 3, iyDipSimi1.1, whole genome shotgun sequence includes:
- the LOC124404509 gene encoding citron Rho-interacting kinase, translating into MEGSTEPIAVRIARMNNMILGKMPSQQTLSSNTGKLLVREGLLDAFTVLYDECNNETMRRDKNIAKFLDKYRDVMADARKLRVSLADFEVKKLIGRGHFGEVQLVRERQTGDVYAMKTLKKCETLKQEAVVLYEEERDIMAEATSPWLTKLQYAFQDNTTLYLVMEFHPGGDLAALLDRHDGFLGEDLARFYLAELTLAIHALHSMNYAHRDIKPDNVLLDRLGHVKLADFGSAAKLGPQGLITSHMPVGTPEYIAPEVLRSMEGTSKNKRPSTYSKECDYWSLGIVAYEMVYGKTPFAGDQLLVTYCNIMNHKKNLNFPERSSTTFRNCIRGLLEDANARMSHEQIMQHPFFSSIDWSNLRVKVPPIVPLVNGIDDTSNFIAVDSEAAQSSNSDFCPTIKGFTGKNLPFVGFTYTKQCSSQTKRSSKEKLELETQLDHKKKELHDYQKKLLTVEDKASANSKLCSSLEFQLDEKSRRLEASNKERDKLERELSKARSDMAGMKRTLDLERQERRDLETRALDLIKGAKRKWEAAEKDKVEQLNKHIETQTLRITELCTCNNELTSRLQRAECELDTANAELEKLRAFQVQYKESLAKTRELSRQSVAGVETKLEEMASRAHNQLADIRAKLELETAKNAELENQLRHEQDSNHCRQSRLNVALELCQSELKDCQEQLRSVQASIPARDAEIEALRNQLKERTKQLDGVAANDQRAATLQEQLDRLKLDNEQLKQQLEIAKSDLSDTVVNLEQSESLAMDLERVSQDKAALQRRLQDTLEKEEEYLRKVGNLEEILRRFEHSVTKLEAENVSLRQSDYQKSGTSGISVKEAMQKISFLEQQLQRVEQQLQTARENAAAERQAAKQAQSNLWKKEKELSDANLDKRIASREAKTAEEKVKVLTDEKQKIANKLNSRIADEEARCKKLLKELESAKQSLEEATKESSRNKLQADSAQRALTQANKQIEELQNSSSSLRRELDATRKQMRGNQDRVDTLNSENKRLTLSLTKLNEEKAQLESELEKLEHEANSYQVNIDLLKETCTVLEEQLTDYERLTSDHETRENILIQDKMKLQKDLESAELKVREAHAAQDREKTLRVVAERAVERLESETSDIEDERNGLAAQRDQYKKLAQDLSNQVADLVSKCGELECELSKTKRALELSKGEAMKVKEESTEHLTRLHQLKDANFGLMTDLQESVDQGQELRSRITELEGVLEEMRQFYQEREVKAEATRQQQTKLIDYLQLKLEESNKKKKTVCDKIFGSKQKENMPPSGTGMPVGYRELENQLARERAKVKTLTDQLLALRAAQASAPLPASPPSPETKKALQQLAESPGDTLARKPSLQRMRHNIPHRFDVKLSMRTGKCAACFDSIQFGKNAAICNECQIMAHPKCSLLVPATCGLPGGFARHFSQTWKASEESLSSIGDSVQTLALDQPDNADPVAENNGSVSMEGWVKVPGRAKASWDRKYLRLEGTSLCTYEHEPSSRMMPISRLELSEKEGVAISESVSQAEVSGTARSDLPFILRVEAGPSTTCWPSSGLDIMALSQADKKAWLNALRTVASQNTANTAAPNHRYQTILKLDKHQLDLNCMIELGQEGVLLLGAEEGLFSYRKSQSNLTRIQGVVRVHQLSLHPHLGLAIMIAGEERQLVACDLRQLKSNALAAECSRPAIRITPILTTCESCHLYQLQGNLVCAATASNVTLLKWTTQEDGGEFITVRELATTEPCSCALFTRNLLIVGCNKFFQIDLDDYNIEEFPDQDDSLVRAALQGAAKLGSYPVAVLNVSCSSQSVELLLCYNEFGVFVDEVGRKTRTYDPTWSHLPFGFAYRRPYLFIVHFSSVEVIKLTAESYKSATRPSDRSLLEFNNPRYLGSAGSRGIYIASMNSALDILKIEGATALPKRNDSLTSLDTLHQDEESSSDFSFTSSLMEALDGQGKRVHFTHQSNHQF